One window of the Vicia villosa cultivar HV-30 ecotype Madison, WI unplaced genomic scaffold, Vvil1.0 ctg.000406F_1_1, whole genome shotgun sequence genome contains the following:
- the LOC131627864 gene encoding ubiquitin-like domain-containing protein CIP73 codes for MEGKSSNEGSSTGNVSADSSDSTVQLNIKTLESRIYSFQVEKNIPVSLFKEKIACEIGVPVNQQRLIFRGKVLKDEHVLSEYHVENGHTLHLVERQPNPPQTSGAGSVETTSTNSNRGNGAGSGAPRNRVGQISHSVVLGTFNVGEQVEGTAQDLTRVCLCILCIYLQYLILMLSIKFFCFGFL; via the exons ATGGAGGGAAAATCTTCTAATGAAGGTTCCAGTACCGGCAATGTCTCAGCAGACTCTTCTGATTCAACTGTTCAGCTCAATATTAAAACTTTAGAATCCCGCATCTACAGTTTTCAAGTTGAAAAAAAT atACCCGTTTCCTTGTTCAAAGAAAAAATTGCTTGTGAAATAGGTGTACCGGTTAATCAGCAACGACTCATATTTAGAGGAAAAGTCCTCAAGGATGAACATGTCCTTTCTGAGTATC atgttgagAATGGGCATACGTTGCATTTAGTTGAAAGACAGCCAAATCCGCCTCAGACTTCTGGTGCGGGTTCCGTTGAGACAACTAGTACAAACAGTAACCGAG GAAACGGTGCTGGATCAGGAGCTCCTCGTAACCGTGTTGGCCAAATTTCACACAGCGTGGTTCTTGGGACTTTTAATGTGGGGGAACAAGTTGAAGGCACTGCTCAAGACCTTACTAGGGTTTGTTTATGCATTCTCTGCATCTATCTTCAGTATCTAATACTTATGCTTTCTATTAAGTTTTTTTGCTTTGGTTTTTTGTAA